The proteins below are encoded in one region of Peribacillus muralis:
- a CDS encoding Na+/H+ antiporter NhaC family protein: MTAHNKGNPWALIPFVVFLILFIGSGIITKDFYSFPVLVAISIASAVALSMNRKESFDQKVEIFCKGAGDSNIMLMVIIFLLAGAFSEVANGMGAVESTVNFALAVFPQNLLMVGIFIIACFISLSMGTSMGTIVALAPIGVGISEQTDIALALSMAAVIGGAMFGDNLSFISDTTIAAVRTQGTKMKDKFKVNFFIVLPAAIITCGILGILTIGEQAAITQHSYNWLKILPYLCVLITALAGVNVFVVLSVGIVFAGIIGLADGSYKLLDVIQKTGDGMAGMYEISFLAILIAGMVAVIQHNGGIDFLLHVVTQKSKSKKGAEFSIAGLVGLTNLSTANNTISIIIAGPLAKNIAERYGIDPRKSASLLDVFACCVQGLIPYGAQLLAAAGVARISPISILPYSYYPILIGICGVIAILIGYPRFKAKDIEVKERAS, from the coding sequence ATGACTGCACACAATAAAGGAAATCCGTGGGCTTTGATCCCATTTGTCGTTTTTTTGATTTTATTTATAGGTTCAGGAATCATTACAAAAGATTTTTATTCATTTCCAGTGTTGGTGGCGATTTCCATTGCATCGGCTGTGGCATTGTCCATGAATCGTAAAGAGTCATTCGATCAAAAGGTCGAAATTTTTTGTAAAGGAGCCGGGGACTCCAATATTATGTTAATGGTTATCATTTTCCTTTTGGCCGGCGCTTTTTCAGAAGTGGCGAATGGCATGGGCGCGGTTGAATCAACGGTCAATTTTGCCTTAGCTGTCTTTCCACAAAATCTTTTGATGGTAGGGATATTCATAATTGCCTGTTTTATTTCTTTATCCATGGGAACGAGCATGGGAACGATTGTAGCTCTTGCTCCTATTGGGGTAGGGATTAGTGAGCAAACGGATATAGCACTTGCGCTTTCAATGGCTGCGGTTATCGGTGGTGCCATGTTCGGCGATAACTTATCGTTCATTTCCGATACGACGATTGCGGCAGTACGGACACAGGGAACGAAAATGAAGGACAAGTTTAAGGTTAACTTTTTCATCGTCCTGCCTGCGGCCATCATCACTTGCGGCATTCTAGGAATATTAACGATAGGTGAGCAAGCGGCCATTACGCAACATTCCTATAATTGGTTGAAAATCCTTCCATATCTGTGTGTATTGATCACGGCATTGGCAGGTGTCAATGTCTTTGTTGTCCTTTCTGTAGGGATTGTATTTGCAGGTATCATCGGATTGGCTGATGGAAGTTATAAATTGTTGGATGTGATCCAAAAAACGGGTGATGGAATGGCTGGCATGTATGAAATCTCTTTCCTTGCCATTTTAATTGCTGGTATGGTAGCGGTCATCCAACATAACGGAGGCATTGATTTTTTACTCCATGTCGTCACTCAAAAAAGCAAATCAAAAAAAGGTGCTGAATTCAGCATTGCCGGACTTGTTGGTTTGACAAACCTTTCTACCGCTAATAATACAATTTCGATCATCATTGCCGGCCCATTAGCGAAAAATATTGCGGAAAGGTATGGTATCGATCCTCGGAAATCAGCGAGCCTGCTAGACGTTTTTGCCTGTTGTGTCCAAGGGTTGATTCCATATGGCGCACAACTGCTCGCTGCAGCGGGGGTGGCAAGAATTTCGCCAATAAGCATTCTTCCATATTCATATTACCCGATACTAATTGGAATTTGTGGAGTTATTGCCATCTTGATAGGGTATCCGCGATTTAAGGCAAAGGATATCGAAGTAAAAGAACGGGCATCTTGA